A stretch of the Aphis gossypii isolate Hap1 chromosome 2, ASM2018417v2, whole genome shotgun sequence genome encodes the following:
- the LOC114123293 gene encoding pancreatic triacylglycerol lipase-like — MHTKHYSRTIFTISIAAYLVLDHVGLTKAASEVSNYDFWPSNILGKRAMQLVRDHLSRRQERKKSRSSKQICYDMVGCFPIPRSSYSPLMKSPQSPDTVDTKFLVMTRQNRSDLILIKYGDRHVSMANSNFKPELPTKIIIHGFKGSGHDKVAKLLGNALLDLEDANVIFVDWEKGAAGPGYALAAANTQLIGRQLAILITDMVALNGDPARIHMIGFSLGAHVAGFAGKALKLLDIRVGRITGLDPASPLFRQMLSASLLSLSADDAAFVDVVHTDGARIWSEGFGLFNPIGDVDYFPNGGLDQPGCEQVRGSVIVSRFEGTMNSSVVCNHLRALQFFLESLKAVSDPDACQFTAFPCHTGWSMFQRGECFPTNCTDSNCVTMGFAASQSKLRGPLYLTTRDSSPFCGRQLKASVLLSPKTPKLRGYLQISLEDGDNTANFKLRTKHMDYISGGLLAEGLSVATYEKSVQKHLNIELSFQSLAYQTENEKYGLNSNIDVVVDKISIFDTEGNVWSNCTENSNLIHVDGTTIYAQTYSLSLFANC, encoded by the exons ATGCATACTAAACATTATAGCAGAACCATTTTTACTATATCCATCGCGGCGTATTTGGTTTTAGACCATGTGGGTCTAACTAAAGCAGCGTCTGAAG TTtctaattatgatttttggcCGTCAAATATATTGGGTAAGCGTGCAATGCAACTGGTCAGGGACCATTTGTCTAGGAGACAAGAGAGAAAAAAGTCGAGATCTTCAAAACAAATTTGCTACG ACATGGTAGGATGTTTTCCTATACCCCGGTCCAGTTATTCACCACTCATGAAATCGCCCCAATCGCCGGACACGGTGGATACGAAATTTTTGGTGATGACCCGACAGAATCGTAGCGATCTGATTTTGATCAAATACGGCGACCGGCATGTTTCAATGGCCAACTCCAACTTCAAGCCCGAACTGCCGACCAAGATCATCATCCACGGGTTCAAAGGCAGCGGACACGACAAGGTGGCAAAACTCCTGGGAAACGCGCTCCTTGACTTG GAAGACGCGAACGTGATTTTCGTGGACTGGGAAAAGGGGGCCGCCGGCCCGGGTTACGCACTTGCGGCCGCTAATACTCAGTTAATCGGACGTCAGCTGGCAATATTGATCACGGACATGGTGGCGTTGAACGGTGACCCGGCCAGGATTCACATGATTGGATTCAGCCTCGGTGCCCATGTGGCTGGTTTCGCGGGCAAGGCGTTGAAGCTACTCGACATACGTGTTGGCAGGATTACAG GTCTGGATCCCGCATCTCCGCTGTTCAGGCAAATGTTGTCAGCCTCACTTTTGTCATTGAGCGCAGACGACGCCGCGTTCGTCGATGTAGTGCACACAGACGGTGCCAGGATATGGTCCGAGGGATTTGGCTTGTTTAACCCGATCGGTGACGTCGACTACTTCCCGAACGGGGGTCTCGATCAACCAGGTTGTGAACAAGTCCGTGGTTCGGTAATCGTAAGCCGGTTCG agGGCACGATGAACTCAAGCGTGGTATGCAATCATCTCCGAGCGTTACAGTTCTTCCTGGAAAGTCTCAAAGCTGTGTCAGATCCCGACGCATGTCAGTTTACGGCATTTCCCTGCCACACTGGATGGTCAATGTTTCAAAGAGGGGAGTGCTTCCCCACAAATTGTACAG ATTCGAATTGTGTAACAATGGGTTTTGCGGCATCTCAATCAAAACTCCGTGGTCCGCTGTACTTGACAACTAGAGATTCAAGTCCATTTTGTG GGAGACAACTCAAGGCATCCGTTTTACTATCCCCCAAAACACCTAAACTTCGAGGCTACTTGCAAATATCGTTAGAAGATGGTGATAATACAGCAAACTTTAAGCTCCGAACAAA GCATATGGATTATATTTCGGGTGGACTTCTAGCTGAAGGACTTTCAGTAGCGACATATGAAAAATCTGtgcaaaaacatttaaatattgaattgagTTTTCAATCATTAGCTTATCAAACTGAAAATGAAAAGTATGGACTAAATAGTAATATCGATGTGGTTGTGGACAAAATATCCATTTTCGACACCGAAGGAAACgt atggtCTAATTGTACAGAGAATTCGAATTTAATTCACGTGGACGGAACAACTATATACGCCCAAACCTACTCTCTTTCATTATTCGCTAATTGTTAG